aggaacgtcacatgatgaaaggaagccgctggagccatctcagcagttgctgccgctccagcagcttcccttcattaagtgacgttcccggcgcggttgctactcgaagggaagccgcagccattgccgccgccgggaaggagaaagttggtgaaGCTGCCTACTGGTAACAAgacaaagcactgaggaaaggagccccctgaagctgtcgggattgcagccgcccccacccttcctgcagcttggagcgcttacagagctcctcagattttttatcccatgggaaataaagaaaatagatttaattggttcccagtgagtcaacaggggctgggaaccaattaaatccatttccattatttcctaaattaattcggtactcgaccaaatcggttctcgaccacacttctggaacaaattgtggtcgagaaccgaggtaccactgtacgttattttttggagtataagacacagaaTTTTcacccaaaaaagagggtgaaaatggaggtttcagaggcagGGAAAAAAAGCAATGAATGTGTTGCTAAGAATTCTGATTCTGAACAGCTGATTGGGAGTATTCTGGGGAGCTGATCCACCGgtcaatcagcttttttcttattttcctcccccaaaactaaggtgcatcttatacttcgaaaaatacggtacttattaACGTGGAAGCTATTGATTAACATTTTGGAGATGGGAGCaggcaacttttttttttcttgatccAACCAACATAGCCGAGgtttgcaaaaaatatatatttggatCCTAACAAGCTTTCTGCACTCTATACTCAGAATAGAGTCCAGGTTCTGCATCCCTAGTTTTGATATTAGAGCTTAAATTATCCAGTGAAATTGATTGACAACAGCATAGAATGAGCTGGAAAAAACGAGTTCCTCCTTGGATGCTGTTTGGTGTCAGTTTTGCAGAAATTGACTTAAATGGTTGTGAAGAAGCCACTTGTACTGTTTTCCATCTGTTCATTCACATTCTTGATGTCCTGAAAGTGCATTCTATTTTCGagaagcagctggactttctggggaagaatggttgcaggaactgggcatggctcgtttaatgaaaagaaggaccaggggagacatgacagcagtcttccaatatctcagaggttgccacaaagaagaaggagttacactattctccaaagcacctgagggtagaacaagtagagtctgcggagaggggcagcatacacatctaataagtaagaagcaatgggtagaaactcatcaaggagagaaacaacttagaactaaggagaaaatttctgacagttagaacaattgatcagtggaacagcttgcctccagaagttgtgaatgctccaacactggaagtttttaagatgttggataaccatcacggtctgaagtagtgtagtccaaccccctgagcagggagttggactagaagacctccaaggtcccttccaactctgttgttgttgttgagcaAATTACATCTCAAACGATTCCCTTAAAGCCAGAACTTTTCTTATTAGGTATCTTTAGAGAAAAGatgatgatagatgatggatacaTAATTTTACATATCACAACAGCGGCCGGAATTATATACGTGCAAAACTGGAAATCAGAACTAATCCCAATTATGTTgaatattattagaaaagcattagAGTGCCTGGTTGAGAGACAAAACTTTTTttagagaaaaaccagaaagtcatggtccatctagtctgcccttatactattttctgtattttatcttacaatggatctatgtttatgccaggcatgtttaaattcagttactgtggatttaccaaccacgtctgctggaagtttgttccaaggatctactactctttcagtaaaataatattttctcacgttgcttctgatctttcccccagctaacttcagattgtgtccccttgttcttgtgttcactttcctatttaaaactcttctctcctggaccttatttaaccctttaacatatttaaatgttttgatcatgtccccccttttccttctgtcctccagactatacagattgagttcatgaagcctttcctgatacgtctCCATAGACATAAGGTCATAGCTAGGATCAATATGCAGCCTTGTTAATGGTGTGCTTGATGCTCTTGGcgtttccctttttcttccttgctttggAAACAGGAAAGTCCCCTGGCCCTGATACAGCAGCTGTCGGTAGTGAAATCGCGTTACAAAACCTTGCACGAACACCTGGAGGAAATTGCCGCGGAGCGACGAGAGTGCACACGTGCTATCCGGGCCACTTTGGCTAAAACAGTGAAGTTGGTCCAGGACATACATCAGCACAGTGGCGTAGAGgtaactgctttggtcacaaTTTTAGCTTCTCTTTCTTTAGAATAGCGGTGACCGTTCCAGGTTCCATTTGAATATAATGGGTGAGCAACAGGAAAAACTTTCTAGGGAACAGCGTGCCTCTGGCCAGCATTGTTCATCATCTTCAAATTGGGgaaaagtgggatagactacaacacatgtagatggattaacagttggctgactaaccacacccaacgagtagtcctcaacggatccaaatccacatggaaggaggtaggcagtggggcacttcagggttcagtcctgggtccagtgctcttcaacatattcatcaatgacctTGATgagggaatacagtgttccctcgattttcgcgagggatgcgttctaagaccgcccgcaaaagtcgaatttccgcgaagtagagatgcggacgtaaatacactatttttggctatgaacagtatcccaagccttcccttaacactttaaacgcctaaattacaatttcccatttccttagcaaccatttagattattactcaccatgtttatttattaaagtttatttaaaaaaatgttttttaaaggcagacgaaagtttggcaatgacaaaggacgtcatcgggcgggaaaaccgtggtataggggggggaaacgcgaagtattttttaattaatatttttgacaaACCGTtgcgcgaagttcgaacccgcgaaaatcgagggaacactgtaatcaaatttgcagatgacactaagctggcagggatagccaataccccagagcaggggtaggcaaagttcgcTGTTCTCCGACATGGAATTCAACTCatagaattcctaagccaatcacgctagctcaggaattctgggagttgaagtccacatgtcatagaagagccaactttgcctatccctgccccatagtccttctcctccacctccactATTCAAATCCCATTCTTTTCTACCACTGATAATGCTACATAGTTGGCTCATGAAATGTCTGTAGGAAAACAACCATGTTGAGAGCACACCAAAGACCCAACATCTCAAATAAGACCTCCATGACAAGAGGGCAATTCTTTATTACATACTACAAGGGATTCTACTAACTCCAAAATTGCCTCTGAGCAGGCCTTTGAGTAATCTGCTCAGCCAATTAGCCTAAAGGCAATAGTTTATAGTTAACTGCTGTGTTCATACAACAAGCTCAGTCAAATCAAATGTGACAAGGAAACACATTATTCTTAAGACATAACTGGTTTGTTTGGCTTAGCGGTTGCAGCTTACTAACAATTTATGATTTCATTGTCATGTTTTAATTATCTTATTGTGTGGACACagtaattgtattttaatttgaactcTATTTTACGGTTTAAAATCAAGCGTGGAGAGTCAGAAGCAATGTATTTGCGCCGAACATTGGCGGTTCTATTATCATTTCCTTTAAAGTTTTGCCCATTTCCTAACTTGTACATCTTGCTTTTCTACCAAATGGCCGTCGAAGCATTTAAAAacatcccttccccctaggcctatacaatttatgtctgtatgtatgtttggttttataataaggggtttaactgttttaatattggatttctatatgctgtttttatttgttgttagtcgccccgagtctacggagaggggcggcatacaaatccaatagatagatagatagatagatagatagatagatagatagatagatagatagatagatagatagatagatagatatgaaaataaataaatatgaaaattatAAAAATGTGCATTGGGAATTAAAAGCTTCGTATCAGTTTgttgcaaagtttcattgaaatgaGCCAATAGATTAGGcaagaaagctggctgggtgactgtgggccaatgaccaggagtttgtgagttctagtcctgccttagccagttgggtgactttgggccgatgaccaggagattgtgagttctagtcccgccttaggcctgaaagccagttgggtgacttttggccagtccccccccctctctccctcacaCACGCCAAGCAATCTTACGTGGGGAAGATAGGATGTAGGAGGGGTATTATGTagggtttggcgggacccaggggaagagccttctctgtggcggccccgaccctctggaaccaactccccccagagatcagaattgcccccacccttctcgccttttgtaagctccttaaaacccacatttgtcgtcaggcatgggggaagtgagatattcccttccccctaggcctatacaatttatgcatggtatgcttgtgtgtatgtttggttttttaaataagggtttttaaagttattttaaatattagatttgttacatgttgttttattattgttgttagccgccccgagtctatggagataaataaataataaataaataaatcatttatgtttgctgccttgagttgtttataaaagtTATAATCGTAGGATATAAATGAATCAGTGAAATCAACGCTTTTCTCTTCTAGATCTCTTCTCTATCCGAAGAAGAACAGCTTGCAATGCAGCAGTTATTGAAATGACAGAAGCTTTGACAGAACAGGTAATTCTAACCATAGTAAGGAGATAGGATGGGATAGCAATAAGAAGAACAATAAATAgaatatagcatagcatagcagcatccctctggtcacatgaccagaatTCAGGTGCTGGGTAACAgacttgtatttatgacggtcgcaggACGCcaggggtcacgtgatccccttgtTCGAGACAAGCAAAATTAACGGGGAGGCCAGATTTCCTTAATCAACCGGATTACTGATTTTAATAGCCACAGGGAAAAAAGGTGGTAAAAAGGGCAAAAAAGTCACTTTGGGCTCAACCCAGAgtccggttagatcccacagagtcggccttctccaagtcccatcgaccagacagtgtcgtctggcggggcctaagggaagagccttctctgtgggggccccggccgtctggaatcagctccccctggagattcatactgcccccaccctcctcaccttctgcaagaatcTGAAAAGCTAtttgtgccgccaggcttgggttCACTAGATCCTAGCCCAGTGATGGAGAACGTGCCCACgtgctatcatagaaacatagaagtctgacgtcagaaaaagacctcatggtccatctagtctgcccttatactattttctgtattttatcttaggatggatctatgtttattccaggcatgtttaaattcagttactgtggatttaccaaccacgtctgctggaagtttgttccaaggatcttccactctttcagtaaaataatattttctcacgttgcttttgatctttccccccaactaacttcagattgtgtccctttgttcttgtgttcactttcctattaaaaacacttccctcctggaccttatttaaccctttaacatatttaaatgtttcgatcatgtccccccttttccttctgtcctccagactatacagattgagttcatgaagtctttcctgatagtataagggcagactagatggaccaggaggtctttttctgccgtcaatattctatgtttctatgtatgtctgTGGTTTAAATCTgaaagaatgatttttaatgttttagccttttttagaattgtttttttagattagttagttatattaattggatcagataagttattgtatattgtttttattgatgtgttgtaaaccgccccgagAGGGGTAGcttacaagtccaataaataaataaataaacaaacaaacaattaa
This genomic window from Erythrolamprus reginae isolate rEryReg1 chromosome 1, rEryReg1.hap1, whole genome shotgun sequence contains:
- the SKA2 gene encoding spindle and kinetochore-associated protein 2, with product MPAPEECQLFNMETAVTTLETTFQKAESDLDYIQKTLEFEMMRRLPNGLTEEESPLALIQQLSVVKSRYKTLHEHLEEIAAERRECTRAIRATLAKTVKLVQDIHQHSGVEISSLSEEEQLAMQQLLK